In Streptomyces sp. NBC_00569, a single genomic region encodes these proteins:
- a CDS encoding DUF7701 domain-containing protein, which translates to MTTYLTEAAKLIRSLLPPTAEPPGDDESLFLGYAVLMRAKGTRTTASDVHDAWTAWMLSRGSDHRSLVPFEKLSGEVQALDAAYVHAIHAAAERCAGDARRG; encoded by the coding sequence ATGACCACATACCTCACCGAAGCGGCCAAGCTCATCCGGAGCCTCCTACCTCCCACCGCCGAACCCCCGGGCGACGACGAGTCGTTGTTCCTTGGGTACGCGGTGCTGATGCGAGCCAAGGGCACCCGGACGACCGCCTCAGACGTCCACGACGCGTGGACGGCCTGGATGCTGAGCCGTGGCAGCGACCACCGGAGCCTCGTTCCCTTCGAAAAACTCTCCGGTGAGGTGCAGGCGTTGGACGCCGCCTACGTCCACGCGATCCACGCGGCGGCCGAACGGTGCGCGGGCGACGCTCGACGCGGGTGA
- a CDS encoding NADAR family protein, with the protein MTWRGPTYRMVDRERIDGAWCHIWRRYRADSEYYLDDLIVFADGAITCGERTDLAGLEKMLATGRLAVTNPETPTLPDEPSKWASRHGEPLTPEGFLLEVTDRIEALNERPTAGQRCWDAIRRFQQEPAESTRALLRAAYLAVPSYLRIYVLGDMDLQDRPLRILLTNIGEAVDGDGPVATAEMHQDVLDYFSHGNQGVQSEQERRAIQHADDPSGPGRPALILHETVYPRGWPEQPGLFMLRNDFPAQIVFAGESYASVLHGYWALSAADGSDRSRIRDAASGREAHDLGGQATHRSDWPNVRLAVMAELLRAKFTQHPELAQVLVSTGDARISYTGLSDSPFWRDIPDARGRNWMGRLLELTRSELVAQQLLRPEEPRCCGSKAAASRLG; encoded by the coding sequence ATGACGTGGCGGGGACCGACATATCGGATGGTGGACAGAGAGAGGATCGATGGGGCCTGGTGCCACATCTGGCGGCGTTATCGAGCAGACAGTGAGTACTACCTCGACGACTTGATTGTCTTCGCGGACGGAGCGATCACCTGCGGAGAACGTACTGACCTGGCCGGCCTCGAGAAGATGCTGGCAACGGGCCGATTGGCAGTGACCAACCCTGAGACTCCAACGCTTCCCGACGAACCATCGAAGTGGGCCTCCCGTCACGGCGAACCGCTGACACCAGAGGGATTTCTTCTGGAAGTCACTGACCGCATCGAAGCACTCAATGAGCGACCAACTGCCGGGCAACGCTGCTGGGATGCGATCCGACGCTTTCAGCAGGAGCCAGCCGAGTCCACCCGAGCACTTCTCCGAGCGGCATATCTTGCGGTTCCATCATATCTTCGGATCTATGTCCTCGGAGATATGGACCTTCAGGACCGTCCCTTGCGGATCCTGCTCACGAACATTGGTGAGGCCGTCGACGGCGATGGCCCGGTAGCGACAGCGGAGATGCATCAGGACGTCCTGGACTACTTCAGCCACGGAAATCAGGGAGTCCAGAGCGAGCAGGAGCGGCGAGCCATCCAGCATGCCGACGATCCTTCAGGGCCCGGCCGACCGGCTCTCATCCTGCACGAAACCGTCTACCCACGGGGGTGGCCTGAGCAGCCGGGTCTGTTCATGCTCCGCAACGACTTCCCTGCACAGATCGTGTTCGCCGGCGAATCCTATGCGTCCGTGCTGCACGGGTACTGGGCGCTGTCGGCAGCCGACGGTTCTGACAGAAGCAGAATCCGGGATGCGGCCTCCGGCAGAGAGGCACACGACCTGGGTGGCCAGGCAACGCACCGGAGTGACTGGCCCAACGTTCGGCTCGCGGTCATGGCAGAGCTCCTTCGCGCGAAGTTCACTCAGCACCCTGAACTCGCCCAGGTTCTCGTTTCCACAGGGGACGCCAGGATCAGCTACACCGGCCTCTCGGACTCACCCTTCTGGAGAGACATCCCCGACGCTCGGGGACGAAACTGGATGGGGCGGTTGCTCGAGCTGACCCGCTCCGAGCTCGTAGCCCAGCAATTGCTCCGGCCCGAGGAACCAAGGTGCTGTGGCTCCAAAGCCGCCGCGTCACGCCTCGGATAG
- a CDS encoding RipA family octameric membrane protein, producing MTIDDPGRRAALRRTGPTVPGQSDPASTPQPTSPTVRNGDFMAGYALAVEMADRVSARRGAANSFFLGIQTTLLAGVGLVDSTAHRVSWYAALTIALTGCTLSAFWWLQLRSYQLLNQAKFEVINKLEEQLPAKIYTDEWTSLKQRRRLRRFRYLELGETERLIPLLLAALHVLLLAGRLSG from the coding sequence ATGACCATTGACGATCCGGGGCGCCGAGCAGCCCTGCGCCGGACCGGCCCCACCGTCCCCGGGCAGTCGGACCCCGCCTCCACCCCACAGCCCACCTCACCCACCGTCAGGAACGGTGATTTCATGGCGGGTTACGCACTGGCCGTCGAAATGGCGGACCGAGTCTCGGCCCGACGCGGTGCCGCCAACAGCTTCTTCTTGGGCATCCAGACCACGCTGCTGGCCGGTGTCGGCCTGGTGGACTCAACCGCCCACCGCGTCAGTTGGTACGCGGCGCTGACCATCGCCCTGACTGGCTGCACCCTCTCCGCCTTCTGGTGGCTGCAACTCCGCAGCTACCAGCTGCTCAACCAGGCAAAGTTCGAAGTCATCAACAAGCTGGAGGAGCAACTGCCAGCCAAGATCTACACCGACGAGTGGACGAGCCTGAAGCAGCGCCGGAGACTACGCCGGTTCAGGTACCTCGAACTGGGCGAGACCGAACGTCTCATCCCCCTTCTCCTGGCGGCCCTGCATGTTCTGCTTCTCGCGGGCAGACTGAGCGGATGA